The Salipiger profundus genome has a segment encoding these proteins:
- a CDS encoding APC family permease — translation MQSEKETYRENSISLGGAVAMGTGVMIGAGIFALTGQIAQLAGPLFPLAFIAGAVVTSFSAYSYIRMSNKWPSSGGIAMILQKCYGPGAIAGGAALLMALSMVIAESLVARTFATYVLRPFDIEGGPLVPALAVAVIVFAFLVNMAGNRSVGLFSLIMAAIKIGGIALFGIAALWSSGFAFAAASETSQSYGLTGFIASTALAILAFKGFTTITNSGAEITEPNRNVGRAIMFSIGICVVVYLLVAYGVGSSLTIEEIISARDYSLAQAAQPALGQTGFILTVILAAVATASGVLASVFAVSRMLAMLTDMEMIPHSHFGMPGPIQRHTLVYTVVIAATLAVLFDLGRIASLGAFFYLVMDMIIHWGVFRYRRADVGAFGIVLLTALALDAIVLAAFTVMKLQSDPMIVLYAAVGMIAVFAFERVYLSQWVAPQVAPAPAHAHGD, via the coding sequence ATGCAGAGCGAAAAAGAAACGTACCGCGAAAATTCCATCAGTCTGGGCGGAGCCGTTGCGATGGGGACAGGCGTGATGATCGGCGCTGGAATCTTTGCGTTGACGGGGCAAATCGCGCAGCTCGCCGGCCCGCTTTTCCCGCTTGCATTCATCGCCGGCGCGGTCGTCACAAGCTTCAGCGCCTACAGCTACATCAGGATGTCGAACAAATGGCCGTCCTCGGGTGGCATCGCCATGATCCTGCAGAAATGCTATGGCCCCGGAGCCATCGCGGGCGGGGCCGCACTGCTGATGGCGCTCAGCATGGTGATCGCGGAAAGCCTCGTCGCGCGAACCTTCGCCACCTATGTCCTGCGCCCTTTCGATATCGAAGGTGGCCCATTGGTCCCCGCTCTGGCTGTGGCCGTGATCGTTTTCGCCTTTTTGGTGAACATGGCCGGAAACCGCTCGGTCGGGCTGTTCTCGTTGATCATGGCCGCGATCAAGATCGGAGGCATAGCTCTGTTTGGCATCGCGGCCCTGTGGTCCAGTGGTTTTGCGTTCGCCGCGGCGTCCGAGACCTCACAATCCTACGGGCTCACGGGGTTCATCGCCTCTACGGCGCTGGCCATCCTTGCGTTCAAGGGATTCACCACGATCACCAACAGCGGAGCCGAGATCACTGAACCAAATCGCAATGTTGGCCGAGCGATCATGTTCTCTATCGGAATCTGCGTCGTCGTCTACCTGTTGGTCGCCTACGGGGTCGGTTCGAGTCTCACGATCGAGGAGATCATCTCAGCGCGTGACTATTCGCTGGCACAAGCGGCGCAGCCCGCCCTTGGACAAACCGGCTTCATACTCACGGTGATCCTGGCCGCTGTCGCAACGGCGTCCGGCGTTCTGGCCAGCGTCTTCGCGGTGTCGCGTATGCTGGCGATGCTGACCGACATGGAAATGATCCCGCACAGCCACTTCGGTATGCCAGGTCCCATCCAACGCCACACCCTGGTCTATACTGTCGTCATCGCCGCGACGTTGGCCGTGCTCTTTGATTTAGGCCGGATCGCATCCCTCGGTGCTTTCTTTTACCTCGTCATGGACATGATCATACATTGGGGCGTGTTCCGCTATCGTCGAGCAGACGTCGGCGCCTTCGGTATCGTGCTTTTGACTGCCCTGGCGCTCGATGCGATAGTACTGGCAGCTTTCACCGTGATGAAGCTTCAAAGCGACCCGATGATCGTTCTCTACGCCGCTGTCGGGATGATCGCTGTGTTCGCCTTCGAGCGCGTTTACTTGTCGCAATGGGTGGCACCGCAAGTCGCCCCCGCCCCCGCCCACGCCCACGGTGATTAG
- a CDS encoding cytochrome c biogenesis CcdA family protein translates to MARALTAALLAGTISFLSPCVLPLVPGYVSYVTGRTAAEGGVVGASPSRAVWLSLCFVLGFSTIFMGLGASATAMGQALLRWRYELNLVGGGIIIFFGLFMIGAARVSVMERDFRFNLNIPGGQPAASYVLGLAFGFGWTPCIGPILGAILTASAASATMGEGIMLLAVYSAGLGIPFLIVAGFTDQIAGRLRAIGRVGRRLHQLAGIVMILMGLAMMTGQLSALSYWMLDVFPVLGRIG, encoded by the coding sequence TTGGCGCGCGCCCTCACCGCCGCCCTCCTAGCCGGCACGATATCATTTCTGTCCCCCTGCGTGCTACCTCTTGTGCCAGGTTATGTCTCCTACGTAACCGGGCGCACAGCCGCTGAGGGCGGGGTGGTCGGCGCTTCGCCGTCGCGCGCGGTCTGGCTGAGCCTGTGTTTTGTCCTCGGCTTCTCCACCATCTTCATGGGACTTGGCGCATCCGCGACTGCAATGGGTCAGGCCCTGCTTCGGTGGCGGTATGAACTCAACCTCGTTGGGGGCGGCATCATCATTTTCTTCGGGCTCTTCATGATAGGAGCCGCGCGTGTTTCGGTCATGGAACGCGACTTCCGATTCAATCTCAACATCCCCGGGGGCCAACCCGCTGCGTCCTATGTCCTCGGTCTTGCCTTCGGTTTCGGCTGGACTCCGTGCATCGGCCCGATCCTCGGCGCGATCCTGACAGCCAGTGCGGCGAGTGCCACGATGGGCGAAGGTATCATGCTGCTTGCCGTCTATTCCGCCGGCCTTGGAATACCGTTTCTGATCGTGGCCGGATTCACCGACCAGATCGCGGGACGGTTGCGGGCCATCGGCCGGGTTGGCCGCCGCCTCCACCAGCTTGCGGGCATAGTGATGATCTTGATGGGGCTGGCGATGATGACAGGGCAGTTGAGCGCGCTGTCATACTGGATGCTCGACGTATTTCCGGTTCTGGGACGG